GGGCAAGGCGGCGGGCGGCAAGCAGGCTGTCGCCAGCGGTTTTCCATTTGGTCACAAGGTGGAAATCGACAATGGCCTCAAGCGTGCCGTCGCCGTCGGCATAAAGGTTCAACCCGCCGTTGATCATCGGCACATCCTTGGCCGGATTATCGGGAAAGACAGTGGCGGTTTTGACGGCCATGCCCAACCCGTCAATCCAGGCGGCACGGCTGAGCAGGGTATCCTTGCCCCGGTAAAGGAACGTATCGCCAATTTCTGCCTTCGGCAGGGTGTGGCCATTGGCAAGTGCATCGGTCAGGCCGATCCAGTCCAGAACGGCCTCGCCTTCGGTGAAGGGGATCATGGGAATGCTCATTGTGCGTCGTCCTTGGTGAGCAGGCCCGCTGTAACCAGCCTGTCGGCCCAGCCTTGCGGGTCTGTGAAATGATGGGTTTGCCAGCCACGTTTGGCCGCAGCGGTGATGTTTTCGGCGCGATCATCGGTGAACAGCAGGGCTTGCGGGGGGATGCCGCTGGTCTGTTCAACTGTGGCATAGATGGTGGGATTTGGTTTGATGATGCCCAGATGGCCAGAGATAAAATCGCGGTCGAACTGACGCAGGAACGGATAGCGGGTGGCGGCAAGATCATAGGTCTGGATGCCAAAGTTGGTCAGGGAAAACACCGGCACACCGCGTGATTGCAGCGCGGCCATCAGGCGGACGGAATGGTCAATCGCAGGCGATGCCATATCAAGCCATCGGTCATGCCAGAGCATGATTTCATCGCGCCATTCCGGCGTGGCCTGCGCGGTTTCGGTGATGACATTGCGGAAGGTTTCACCGCTGTCCACACGGTCGTTCATGGCATGAAGGTCGACGGCGGCGAACATGGCACGGCGACGGTCCGCGCCGATGATACCGTCGAAGAAGCGCTCCGGTTGCCATTCGATAAGGACGTTGCCAATGTCGAATACCACGGCTTGGGGTGTCATTTTGTCATCTCCGTATCGGTGCGGAAATTTTCAAAGTTTCCGGCTGTTTTCTTATAAAGAAGACGATCACAATCGCGCTGCTGCGCGCAATTCACGCTCCAGCGCATCCAGAAACCGCGAGCGGTCCGCCTTGGTGAAACTTTTGCCGCCGCCTTGGCGAAATGGGTCAGCGGCCCGCAGGTCCGTCATCAGGTCACGGGTTGCCAGCACGTTGCCGATATTCGCCGCCGTCAGCGCCTCGCCATTGTGCTTCAGTACCTTGGCACCCGCCTCTACACATTTTGCCGCCAGTGGAATGTCGCCGGTCACCACCACATCGCCGGTGCCACAGCGTTCGGCGATCCACATGTCCGCCACATCAGGGCCATCAGGCACAATCACGGTTTCCACAAAGGGGTTCTGTGAGGGCCGCAGCCCGCCGTTTGACACCACAAACATGCGGATCCTGTGGCGGGTGGCGACACGTTCGGCTTCGGCTTTGACCGGACAGGCATCCGCGTCGATGTAGAGCGCAGTCATGGTTCAGCCCCCATAAAGCGCTTCAGCGTGGAAGGCGACGTGGTCTTCCATGAAGGTGGAGACAAAGAAATAGCTGTGGTCATATCCCGGTTGCATACGGAAGGTGCCGTTCTGGCGTTTCGTTGCGAGGGCGGCGGCCAATGCCTCGGGCTTTAGCAAGTCAAGGAATTGGTCAGCGGCCCCTTGATCAATCAGGACAGGCCCGTCAAAGCCGACATCGGCCATCAACAGGCTGGCGTCATGTTTGGCCCATTTGGCGTCATCCTCGCCAAGATATGCGGTCAGCTGTTTGCGGCCCCAATCGCTGCCCGTGGGGTTGGCGATGGGCGCAAAGGCGGAAACCGACAGGAACCGTCCGGGCAGGTTCATCGCCAGCGTCAAGGCACCATGCCCGCCCATGGAGTGGCCGGTAATGCCTTGGCGATCCATATCCAATGCGAAATTTTCACCCAGAAAACCGGGAAGCTCTTCGGCAATGTAATCCCACATCTGGAAGTGCCGCTTCCACGGGTCTTGGGTAGCGTTTACATAGAATCCCGCGCCCTTGCCCAGATCGTAGGCCTCGTCATCGGCCACATCCTCACCGCGCGGCGAGGTGTCGGGGAAGACCACCGCGATGCCATGTTCCGCCGCCCAGGCCTGTGCGCCAGCTTTGTTCATCGCATTCTCATGGGTGCAAGTCAGGCCGGAGAGATACCACAACACCGGCACCGGACCATCGCGGGCTTCGGCGGGCAGGAACAGACCAAATGTCATCTCGCAATTGCAGGTGGTCGAGGCATGGGAATAGACGCCTTGAGTGCCGCCAAAGCTGGCATTTTCGGATATGGTTTTCATCGGATGGTCCTTTGCGGAAATGCGGTTCAGGCGGTGGTGATCCAGCCGATAACAAGGCTGACGGTCAGAATACTGATGGCGGTCGAGACAAGGATGGCGGTTGAAACCCGCACCGGTGCCACACCATAGTGCTGGGCCAGCATATAGACATTGCCGGCAACGGGAAGGGCCGCCACGGCGATGATGACGCCCGCTTTGAAAGGATCAACGCCAAACAGGAACAGGGCGGCAAAACCGACAAACAGCGGGTGCAGCACCAGTTTGCAAAAGGTCAGCCAACCGGCAACAGGCAGTTTGTCAGGGGCGGTGAGGGCCAGCGAGGCCCCGATGGCAAACAGCGCGCCGGGAGTGGCGGCCCCGCCAAGGATCGCAAGGAAATCGTTCATCGGATCCGGGATCGGGATCTGCAGTCCGGACCAGAGAAACCCAAGGGAGATCGCGACGATCATCGGGTTTTTCACCAGTCCCAAGGCGATGTTGCGCAGCATGCGCAGGCTGACCTGCCCGTCCCGTGAGCCGGTGATCAGGATCACAATGAGGCTGGAAAATACAATCAGATCAATGGCCAAGGCCAATAAGACGGGGCCAATTGCTTCTGGACCCAATAGTAAGGTCAACATCGGCACACCCAGAAATCCGGTGTTGCCGATCACCGCACATTGCGCCTCGATGGCGGTGGTGGGAATGTCGAGACCGCGCAGGAACCCCGCGATGGTGGCGATGCCATAAACAAAGGCCGTTCCCCAAAGATAGGCGGCAAACAGGCGTGTGTCCCAAAGCTCGGCCAGGGACAGGTTTGCCGAGAACCGGAACAGCATGGCGGAGAGAGCGAAATAGAACACGAATTTGGTGAGATACGCCGTGGCCTCGGCGCTGAAGAACCGCGTTCGGCCAGCCCAAAACCCCAACCCGATCAAGGCAAAGAACGGCAGGGTTTTCAGAAAGATCGCGAGCATGGGTTAGCAGTAGCCAGCAATCCGCACCCTTGCAAGCCTATCCCGAGCCGATCAGCACCCCGGTGGCAAAGACAAGGGCACCCCCCAGAACAACCTGCAAGGCGGCGCGGAAAAACGGGGTCTCCATGTATTTGTTCTGAATCCAGGCAATTGCCCAGAGTTCGATAAAGACCACGACAAAGGCCACAGTTGTGGCGGTCCAGAAATCCGGGATCAGATAGGGCAGCGCATGGCCCAAACCCCCCAAGGTGGTCATGATGCCGGAGGCAAAGCCGCGTTTCCAGGGAGAGCCACGCCCCGACAGGGACCCGTCATCAGAGGCGGCTTCAGTAAACCCCATCGAAATGCCGGCACCCACGGAGGCGGCCAGCCCGACAAGGAAGGTTGTCCATGTGTCCTGTGTTGCAAATGCGGTAGCAAAGATCGGCGCAAGGGTAGAGACAGAGCCGTCCATCAACCCGGCCAACCCCGGCTGAACCCACGTCAGCAGAAACTGCCGTCGTTCCTGATCATCCTCGGCGACGATGCTATCGGCGTCCAGATGTCGGGCGGAAAGGTCGGTTGCCGTGTTCTGATGGCCAGCTTCTGCGGCGGCCAGATCGCCCAGCAGCTTGCGCGTTTCTGCGTCTTTGGTGCTTGCGGCGGCTGCCAGATAAAACCGTTCTGCGTCGCGCTCCATGGCGGTGGCCTCGGTTCGGATACGTTCCAGCCCAAGGTTTTCGATCAGCCAGACCGGGCGGCGGGCGTAGTACCCCGAGACATGTTCACGCCGGATCAGGGGTATCACCTCGCCAAAGCGCTTTATATGCAGGTCGATCAGCCGTTGACGGTGAATGTCCTCTTCGGCAGCCATGCCGTCAAATACCGCTGCAGAGCTGGGAAACTCGGCCCGCAGAGTTTCGGCATAGCCGCGATAAATACGCGCGTCATCTTCTTCGGAGGAGATCGCAAGGGCGAGGACCTCTTGTTCGCTCAGGTCAGAAAACCGTTTTCTATTAAAGGCAAAACGCATCGGGAGTCCCCTTGTTTAGAATCATTCTAAAGTTAAATTTTCGCTGCTACAAGGGGCTGACGCAGGATTAAGGCTTGGAACTGAACGAAACGGTTTATACGCTGCGTGTTTCACATGTCGGAGAATTCATGACCCCTAACGCCCCCCAGGTCCGCAAAGGCCGCAAGTTTGATCAGGTGCTTGAAGGCGCGCGAACTGTGTTCATGGCGGATGGATTCGAAG
This DNA window, taken from Sulfitobacter pacificus, encodes the following:
- a CDS encoding YaiI/YqxD family protein — translated: MTALYIDADACPVKAEAERVATRHRIRMFVVSNGGLRPSQNPFVETVIVPDGPDVADMWIAERCGTGDVVVTGDIPLAAKCVEAGAKVLKHNGEALTAANIGNVLATRDLMTDLRAADPFRQGGGKSFTKADRSRFLDALERELRAAARL
- a CDS encoding HAD family hydrolase, whose translation is MTPQAVVFDIGNVLIEWQPERFFDGIIGADRRRAMFAAVDLHAMNDRVDSGETFRNVITETAQATPEWRDEIMLWHDRWLDMASPAIDHSVRLMAALQSRGVPVFSLTNFGIQTYDLAATRYPFLRQFDRDFISGHLGIIKPNPTIYATVEQTSGIPPQALLFTDDRAENITAAAKRGWQTHHFTDPQGWADRLVTAGLLTKDDAQ
- the fghA gene encoding S-formylglutathione hydrolase, which translates into the protein MKTISENASFGGTQGVYSHASTTCNCEMTFGLFLPAEARDGPVPVLWYLSGLTCTHENAMNKAGAQAWAAEHGIAVVFPDTSPRGEDVADDEAYDLGKGAGFYVNATQDPWKRHFQMWDYIAEELPGFLGENFALDMDRQGITGHSMGGHGALTLAMNLPGRFLSVSAFAPIANPTGSDWGRKQLTAYLGEDDAKWAKHDASLLMADVGFDGPVLIDQGAADQFLDLLKPEALAAALATKRQNGTFRMQPGYDHSYFFVSTFMEDHVAFHAEALYGG
- a CDS encoding AEC family transporter; the protein is MLAIFLKTLPFFALIGLGFWAGRTRFFSAEATAYLTKFVFYFALSAMLFRFSANLSLAELWDTRLFAAYLWGTAFVYGIATIAGFLRGLDIPTTAIEAQCAVIGNTGFLGVPMLTLLLGPEAIGPVLLALAIDLIVFSSLIVILITGSRDGQVSLRMLRNIALGLVKNPMIVAISLGFLWSGLQIPIPDPMNDFLAILGGAATPGALFAIGASLALTAPDKLPVAGWLTFCKLVLHPLFVGFAALFLFGVDPFKAGVIIAVAALPVAGNVYMLAQHYGVAPVRVSTAILVSTAISILTVSLVIGWITTA
- the mbfA gene encoding iron exporter MbfA, encoding MRFAFNRKRFSDLSEQEVLALAISSEEDDARIYRGYAETLRAEFPSSAAVFDGMAAEEDIHRQRLIDLHIKRFGEVIPLIRREHVSGYYARRPVWLIENLGLERIRTEATAMERDAERFYLAAAASTKDAETRKLLGDLAAAEAGHQNTATDLSARHLDADSIVAEDDQERRQFLLTWVQPGLAGLMDGSVSTLAPIFATAFATQDTWTTFLVGLAASVGAGISMGFTEAASDDGSLSGRGSPWKRGFASGIMTTLGGLGHALPYLIPDFWTATTVAFVVVFIELWAIAWIQNKYMETPFFRAALQVVLGGALVFATGVLIGSG